The Chloroherpetonaceae bacterium genome window below encodes:
- a CDS encoding HAMP domain-containing sensor histidine kinase: protein MSHTIPEIIEEPHHFPSNLLDQLKKLLEIALGMKDKEMANALFYANRAITAAEKLLYQSAENEEEVFLYQTYLADALALAGRLGWLIDRDAKSLSRLFEAGRVYERLGETKKRVLLSLDLSTVFLSLEENEDSEKWATLSQTLVAQLPQNEELVTYLIPLSQIYARLGKREISLNLLGMAVPYCKSEQERNRICSIMFYIQALIAENQGTIEKALEHFKQSLSRFTVPSPLSCEVKFALGRFYEHCGEIDIADRVFSDVYDELQHIAFNESPNDIKDPFNLREAIIQFMNQPLGIKSGEALHFEMRGFFFGEFKNTFQKQIFHLIGFRIKNGRSEEAISLIKESLLHTAVLFSGPIAKSKLLKYWATALRSKGDFEEANQRLEESQILFEKGLEQKFAEKEKDLKLIYEIELAQTEADIFRVKNEELARANKALQDALLTGEDLRNEYALINESLQDALKQAEDAMAEAEKQRHSAEKANHFKTELLSLAAHDLKNPLQSILGLSKLTLDALEPNSQHFSFQSRIYTSAERMITIIDDLLANASRDAIKLVMKMTNFSRLVELIVDSNQELANQNEQTLLLTIEKDLYLNTDTSKLSEILDNLLSNAMKYSDRKKRICVDVFRFSKEQEATILIPEILPLNELVQEVDPIFSDIEFESINPYTHKICAGFLPLGRYVCVAIRDEGQGLSENDLALAFKKFQRLSSKPTKGESSTGLGLSIVKQLTELLGGNLILKSAGKNRGCSFLIAFPESELQKESLQMSYYKPLE from the coding sequence ATGAGTCACACAATTCCCGAAATAATTGAAGAGCCTCATCACTTTCCAAGTAATTTACTCGATCAGCTGAAAAAGCTTTTGGAGATTGCCTTAGGCATGAAGGATAAGGAAATGGCGAATGCGCTCTTCTATGCCAATCGCGCGATTACCGCGGCTGAAAAGCTATTGTATCAAAGTGCAGAAAATGAGGAAGAGGTTTTTCTCTATCAAACCTATTTAGCCGATGCTTTGGCACTAGCCGGAAGGCTTGGTTGGCTGATTGATCGTGATGCCAAGTCCCTTTCCAGACTTTTCGAAGCAGGCCGAGTTTATGAGCGATTGGGCGAAACGAAAAAAAGAGTGCTCCTTTCCCTTGATCTTTCTACAGTCTTTCTTTCGCTTGAAGAAAATGAGGATTCAGAAAAATGGGCGACACTAAGCCAAACACTTGTTGCACAACTCCCGCAAAATGAAGAACTGGTTACTTATCTCATTCCCCTTTCTCAAATATATGCACGGTTAGGCAAGCGCGAAATCTCCTTGAATTTGCTGGGAATGGCAGTCCCTTACTGCAAGAGCGAGCAGGAGCGAAATCGCATTTGTTCAATCATGTTTTACATTCAAGCACTAATCGCCGAGAATCAAGGCACAATTGAAAAGGCGCTAGAGCATTTCAAGCAATCGTTATCACGATTTACGGTTCCTTCACCGCTTTCATGTGAAGTGAAGTTTGCACTGGGAAGATTTTATGAGCATTGCGGGGAAATCGATATTGCCGATCGTGTATTTTCGGATGTTTATGATGAATTGCAACACATTGCTTTCAATGAATCCCCCAATGACATCAAAGATCCATTCAATCTACGAGAAGCAATTATCCAATTTATGAATCAGCCTTTGGGGATAAAATCTGGAGAGGCGTTGCATTTTGAAATGCGCGGGTTCTTTTTTGGAGAGTTTAAAAATACTTTTCAGAAGCAAATTTTTCATTTGATTGGATTTCGAATCAAGAACGGTCGCAGTGAAGAGGCGATATCGCTGATCAAAGAAAGTTTGTTACACACGGCGGTGCTTTTTTCGGGGCCTATTGCGAAATCGAAACTGCTGAAATACTGGGCAACAGCGCTTCGCTCAAAAGGAGATTTTGAAGAAGCCAATCAACGATTGGAAGAGTCTCAAATTCTCTTTGAAAAGGGGTTGGAGCAAAAGTTCGCTGAGAAAGAAAAAGACTTAAAGCTTATTTATGAAATTGAATTGGCGCAAACCGAGGCCGATATCTTCAGAGTAAAAAACGAAGAATTGGCACGTGCAAATAAGGCACTTCAAGATGCGTTGCTAACCGGCGAAGACTTGAGAAATGAATATGCCTTAATTAATGAAAGCCTTCAAGATGCGCTTAAACAGGCCGAAGATGCAATGGCTGAGGCTGAAAAGCAGCGTCACTCGGCTGAAAAAGCAAACCACTTTAAAACCGAATTGCTTTCCCTTGCGGCACATGATCTCAAAAACCCGTTACAGTCTATTTTGGGATTATCAAAACTGACGCTTGATGCTCTTGAACCCAACTCTCAACACTTTTCATTTCAGAGCCGAATTTATACTTCTGCAGAACGAATGATTACAATCATCGATGATTTGCTTGCCAACGCCAGCCGAGACGCCATAAAGCTTGTCATGAAAATGACCAATTTTTCTAGGCTTGTTGAACTCATTGTTGATTCGAATCAAGAGCTTGCCAATCAAAACGAGCAAACCCTTTTACTTACAATTGAAAAAGATCTTTATCTCAATACCGATACCAGTAAACTCAGTGAAATTCTAGACAATCTGCTTTCCAACGCAATGAAGTATTCGGATCGCAAAAAGCGAATTTGTGTTGATGTATTTCGATTTTCAAAGGAGCAAGAAGCCACTATACTCATCCCTGAAATCTTACCGCTCAATGAACTCGTTCAAGAAGTTGACCCAATTTTTTCTGATATTGAATTTGAATCCATCAATCCCTACACGCATAAAATATGTGCAGGATTTTTACCACTTGGAAGGTATGTCTGTGTGGCAATTCGTGATGAAGGGCAGGGGCTCTCTGAGAATGATTTAGCACTTGCGTTCAAAAAATTTCAACGTCTTTCTTCGAAACCAACAAAAGGAGAATCCTCAACCGGTTTAGGATTATCGATTGTCAAGCAACTTACGGAGTTATTGGGGGGAAATTTAATTTTGAAGTCCGCCGGAAAAAATAGAGGTTGCAGTTTCCTGATTGCATTCCCTGAATCTGAACTGCAAAAAGAGAGTTTACAAATGTCCTATTACAAACCGTTGGAGTAA